In Dehalococcoidia bacterium, the following proteins share a genomic window:
- a CDS encoding phospholipase D family protein produces MDWIIQHKDLVAARRGTMFAEETGPSQLRLDSEEDRKKDALSLQVVRPMEQRSELFHPRILTGYSSFRAVTYTVSIPMILELLSQNNYEKFEVIFGAERLTRTHDASRIIVMQQAIEEELTKGFVGMGGVNDIGLKSIMDRQASGQARFLAISGSVVHSKVYLLESKGQRRALVGSANLSKAALSGRQGEVLLAFDDDDYMWEEMEALYEALRVFASVPIRVGTEIRSAHLASVKDLPVSRKVDEEPITLYVETPGDLPGDVEVLGAREQEQHRRISLYQYVGAPAQAIRRQGLHFYQGLWAAGIVWSLHPLLRRHSGRKVYEWRASRWRFYGRSHHQIIRQASP; encoded by the coding sequence ATGGACTGGATCATTCAGCACAAGGATCTGGTTGCGGCCAGACGTGGAACTATGTTCGCTGAGGAAACCGGACCCTCTCAGCTACGTTTGGATTCGGAAGAAGATCGTAAGAAAGACGCCCTCAGCCTCCAGGTAGTCCGGCCGATGGAGCAGCGCAGTGAACTGTTCCATCCCAGAATACTGACCGGATACTCTAGCTTTAGAGCCGTCACCTACACGGTGAGTATTCCAATGATTCTTGAACTGCTGTCCCAAAATAACTACGAGAAGTTTGAGGTCATTTTCGGTGCGGAACGGCTGACCAGAACTCACGATGCGTCAAGGATCATCGTGATGCAGCAAGCCATCGAGGAAGAGTTGACTAAGGGATTTGTGGGCATGGGTGGGGTGAATGACATTGGCCTCAAATCCATTATGGACCGTCAAGCCTCTGGGCAGGCGCGATTCCTGGCCATTTCCGGAAGTGTGGTCCATTCCAAGGTTTATCTGCTTGAGTCAAAGGGGCAGCGAAGAGCATTGGTTGGATCGGCCAACCTGTCCAAAGCTGCGTTGTCTGGTCGGCAGGGTGAAGTCCTGTTGGCGTTCGATGACGATGATTACATGTGGGAGGAGATGGAGGCACTTTACGAGGCTCTGCGTGTATTTGCCTCTGTACCAATACGAGTGGGAACCGAGATCAGATCGGCACACCTCGCGTCGGTCAAAGATCTGCCCGTTAGTCGGAAGGTGGATGAGGAGCCGATCACTCTATACGTTGAGACTCCGGGCGACTTACCAGGGGATGTTGAAGTGCTGGGCGCCAGAGAGCAAGAGCAACACCGTCGAATTTCTCTATACCAGTATGTGGGGGCACCCGCCCAAGCCATTCGGAGACAAGGACTTCACTTCTACCAGGGTCTATGGGCAGCAGGGATCGTATGGTCTCTGCACCCTCTTTTACGACGACATTCGGGCAGGAAGGTTTACGAGTGGCGGGCGTCGAGGTGGCGATTCTATGGGAGAAGCCATCATCAAATCATACGACAGGCTTCACCATGA
- a CDS encoding cysteine hydrolase: protein MSNVVLVVDMVVGFMEQGHNLYCGDEARGIIPSIQELIEREQAAGAEVIFICDTHDPDDLEFQMFPVHCVRGTEEAEVISELRDYDGSILRKRRYSAFFETDLEQRLADLNPEKIIICGVCTDICVMHTTSDARNRDYVVEVPTDCVASFDPEAHAYALTHMERILGARLVSPASTG from the coding sequence ATGAGCAATGTGGTACTTGTCGTCGACATGGTCGTCGGCTTCATGGAGCAGGGCCATAACCTGTACTGCGGCGACGAGGCGAGAGGGATCATACCCAGCATCCAGGAACTGATCGAACGCGAGCAGGCCGCCGGCGCAGAGGTAATATTCATCTGCGACACCCACGACCCGGACGACCTCGAGTTCCAGATGTTCCCCGTGCACTGCGTCCGTGGAACAGAGGAAGCTGAAGTCATCTCCGAGCTTCGAGACTACGACGGCTCCATTTTGCGTAAGCGCCGGTACAGCGCCTTCTTTGAGACAGACCTGGAGCAGCGACTCGCAGATCTAAACCCCGAGAAGATCATCATCTGCGGCGTGTGCACCGACATCTGCGTGATGCACACTACCTCCGACGCCAGAAACCGCGACTACGTCGTGGAAGTGCCCACCGACTGCGTGGCCAGCTTCGATCCAGAAGCCCACGCCTACGCATTGACACATATGGAGAGGATTCTCGGCGCCAGGCTGGTCAGTCCCGCCTCTACGGGATAG
- a CDS encoding nicotinate phosphoribosyltransferase, with the protein MVNINTTSTPFEIRPSVRVGETADVYLQRTLTILRNENVNPTVTMEMFPARDGILCGIDEVLMLLEEVLPDTGVEVWSLEEGEHIYEGEVVLRVRAPYSSFGLYETSICGTLASCTAWATAARECVDAAGGAVDGIPVVAMSARHVHPNIAANIDYSAVRGGCTSCSTIMGARMAGVTPEGDMPHALPLLLGDSVRAIRSFDRYLPQGVPRVALVDTFKDEAEEALNVAQALRDRLRGIRLDTPAERGGVSIELVKEVRARLDQAGLRHVEIVVSGGFTPDRIRDFVSASTPVDRFIVGSYISDAAPNNFTADIHEIDGRPIAKRGRIPGVTANPRLDRKI; encoded by the coding sequence ATGGTAAACATCAACACGACCTCCACGCCTTTCGAGATTCGTCCTTCAGTACGCGTCGGCGAGACTGCTGACGTTTACCTGCAACGCACTCTCACCATTCTCAGGAACGAGAATGTAAACCCGACCGTCACCATGGAGATGTTCCCTGCGCGCGACGGGATACTCTGCGGCATCGACGAGGTGCTGATGTTGCTGGAGGAGGTACTGCCCGATACCGGAGTCGAGGTGTGGTCCCTCGAGGAAGGCGAGCACATCTACGAGGGCGAGGTCGTGCTCCGCGTGAGGGCGCCGTACAGTTCATTTGGCCTGTACGAGACCTCGATCTGCGGCACTCTTGCTTCCTGCACGGCTTGGGCAACAGCCGCCCGTGAGTGCGTGGACGCCGCCGGCGGGGCTGTGGACGGCATTCCGGTTGTGGCAATGTCCGCCCGACACGTCCATCCAAACATCGCCGCAAACATAGACTACTCAGCCGTCAGAGGCGGCTGTACTTCCTGCTCGACGATAATGGGCGCCCGAATGGCCGGGGTCACCCCCGAGGGCGATATGCCACACGCACTCCCGCTGCTTCTTGGAGACTCGGTGAGGGCAATACGTTCATTCGACCGCTACCTGCCCCAGGGCGTACCCAGGGTTGCGCTCGTGGATACGTTCAAGGATGAGGCCGAAGAGGCGCTCAACGTCGCCCAGGCGCTTAGAGACCGTCTCCGGGGAATCCGACTTGATACGCCTGCCGAGCGTGGCGGCGTGTCGATAGAGCTCGTGAAGGAAGTTCGCGCCAGGCTGGACCAGGCTGGGCTTAGACACGTCGAGATCGTCGTTAGCGGCGGATTCACCCCGGACCGCATCAGGGACTTCGTCTCTGCGTCCACGCCGGTCGACCGCTTTATCGTCGGTTCGTATATTTCAGACGCCGCCCCGAACAACTTCACCGCAGACATCCATGAGATAGACGGCAGACCAATCGCCAAACGCGGCCGCATCCCGGGTGTGACCGCGAACCCACGCCTGGACCGCAAGATCTAG
- the tilS gene encoding tRNA lysidine(34) synthetase TilS: MTGSKILAAVSGGPDSLALVHALAQLRDTLGIRLYAAHLDHGLRPTESAADAEFVSEAMDELRVPLFSEKSDVSRFRRENRLSVEDAARQVRYKFLARVSEQVDADAVAVGHNLDDQAETVLMHLIRGSGLAGLRAMTPVYTRSIDGVPFTVFRPLLKVPKADMVAYCSENGLSPRLDESNLSEDMTRNRIRLDLLPHMRSYNPAISVSLGRLAESVSHDIDFIAQAVDRATSDVLTRGPSGVTLDRSEFGDLHPAMQRHLLRRAVESVAGNASDLEFAHIEEMTRLMAGPAGKKTRLPGLVTLEVDHDWAYLSAELEQANLLPEVDQYPTKLNVPGDMASGGWTASAQIVDGAEIVSNPPDRIGLKLVERFDADALGHELLVRTRRPGDVFRPLGMNSEKSLSDFMKDAHVPARWRDRLPIITNASGEVAWIVGWRIADWAKITDDTRRVVEIRCTYDNARPAASEIAGLS, encoded by the coding sequence ATGACCGGATCGAAGATACTGGCTGCCGTCTCCGGCGGACCCGACTCGCTTGCGCTGGTCCATGCACTCGCTCAACTCCGTGACACTCTTGGCATTCGTCTCTACGCCGCTCACCTTGATCACGGTCTTCGCCCCACTGAATCGGCGGCCGATGCCGAATTCGTCAGTGAGGCCATGGACGAGCTGCGAGTCCCCCTGTTCTCAGAGAAGTCCGACGTCAGCCGATTCAGGAGAGAGAACCGCCTGTCAGTCGAGGATGCTGCCAGGCAGGTAAGGTACAAGTTCCTCGCTCGCGTGTCAGAGCAGGTTGATGCAGACGCTGTTGCGGTTGGACATAACCTGGACGATCAGGCTGAGACCGTGCTCATGCACCTCATCAGGGGAAGCGGTCTTGCGGGACTCAGGGCGATGACCCCCGTTTACACAAGGTCCATTGATGGCGTTCCCTTTACTGTATTCAGACCGTTGCTCAAGGTCCCGAAGGCGGACATGGTCGCGTACTGCTCCGAAAACGGACTGTCGCCCCGACTGGATGAGTCGAACCTGTCTGAAGACATGACGCGCAACCGGATCAGGCTGGACCTGCTGCCACACATGAGGTCTTACAACCCCGCAATTTCGGTCTCGCTTGGCAGATTGGCCGAGTCAGTCTCGCATGACATCGACTTCATAGCGCAGGCTGTAGACAGGGCAACCTCTGACGTTCTCACACGCGGCCCCTCGGGCGTGACGCTTGACCGTTCGGAGTTCGGGGACTTGCACCCGGCCATGCAGAGGCATCTGTTGAGACGGGCTGTTGAGTCAGTTGCTGGCAATGCGTCTGATCTGGAGTTCGCTCACATCGAGGAGATGACACGCCTTATGGCTGGTCCAGCGGGCAAGAAGACCCGTCTGCCCGGGCTGGTGACACTTGAGGTCGACCACGACTGGGCGTACCTAAGCGCAGAGCTTGAGCAAGCAAATTTGCTGCCAGAGGTGGATCAATATCCAACCAAGCTCAATGTTCCCGGCGACATGGCGTCAGGAGGTTGGACAGCATCGGCGCAGATAGTGGACGGTGCAGAGATCGTCTCAAATCCCCCTGACAGAATCGGGCTCAAGCTGGTAGAGAGGTTTGACGCTGACGCCTTGGGGCACGAACTTCTCGTTCGAACGCGACGGCCGGGCGATGTCTTCCGTCCACTTGGCATGAACTCGGAGAAGAGCCTGTCTGACTTCATGAAGGACGCTCACGTTCCCGCGCGTTGGAGAGACAGGCTTCCTATCATTACGAATGCTTCGGGGGAAGTGGCGTGGATCGTCGGATGGAGGATAGCGGACTGGGCGAAGATCACGGATGACACGCGCAGGGTTGTCGAAATCAGGTGCACTTACGACAATGCGAGGCCAGCGGCCTCAGAGATAGCGGGTCTCTCCTGA
- a CDS encoding histidine phosphatase family protein produces the protein MDLILVRHGETETNRLGKIQGVSEIPLNVRGFEQAAAAARVLEEEKPFALYASPLRRAVQTADAIVSRTSIECVIEHGLIEMDVGEFEGLTGRQLRERYPEVMQSWDDDAYRTVMPGGESLAMVRERAWKTVTALADVHADGKVVAVTHNFTIQMVLCAALGMPPNNFRRLRVDLGSITRLSVSSERTVQVSVNETGHLRRLN, from the coding sequence GTGGATCTGATTCTCGTCAGACACGGTGAGACCGAGACAAACAGGCTCGGCAAAATCCAGGGCGTCAGTGAGATCCCACTTAATGTACGTGGGTTCGAACAGGCTGCAGCCGCAGCAAGAGTGCTGGAAGAGGAGAAACCGTTTGCGCTGTACGCCAGCCCGCTCAGACGGGCAGTCCAGACGGCTGATGCCATAGTCAGCCGGACGAGCATCGAATGCGTCATCGAGCATGGCCTGATCGAGATGGATGTCGGCGAGTTCGAAGGACTGACCGGGCGTCAACTCAGGGAACGATATCCTGAAGTGATGCAGTCTTGGGATGACGATGCCTACCGGACCGTTATGCCTGGCGGTGAAAGCCTCGCGATGGTCAGGGAACGCGCGTGGAAGACTGTGACAGCACTGGCTGACGTCCACGCTGACGGTAAGGTCGTGGCAGTAACTCACAACTTCACAATCCAAATGGTCTTGTGCGCCGCGCTCGGCATGCCCCCGAACAACTTCCGCAGGCTGAGGGTAGACCTTGGTTCAATCACCCGGCTCAGTGTGAGTTCGGAGCGCACCGTGCAGGTGTCGGTCAATGAGACCGGGCACCTGCGCAGATTGAACTAG
- a CDS encoding HlyC/CorC family transporter: MQDEGFLYLVLVGVFLVLSGFFSSSEAAFLSVQRTRIAHLVSEGVPGAKRVADMIGNPERLLATILLGNNIVNTALAALVTVTFIAYAGEGNEEIALAAATVFSTTVLVILGEIIPKSVAVRKAERVSFLYSYPLKWTEYLLWPFVILLQWISRGVNSLLGGSSDQPVITEGEFRTLIDIGEAEGEFETAEAVMLENVFQFGDRQVREVMTPRTEMVAVQHGSTLREFLNTYSQNSHTRFPVFRESPDNVVGVISLKDVMRHISQKGLGVDDVVTDAIRDAYFVPETKRISELFDELRATGNQMALIIDEFGGVAGVVTLKRLLEVVVGPVGEEGESPEDEYKAIDEYTFHVEGGMDIEEVNQEIGIELPDGEYETLAGFVLDVLGQIPDEGDQFEFGDLKFEILEMQDLKIEEISVTKPATASGEAESGSDSRQTR, translated from the coding sequence ATGCAGGATGAAGGGTTCTTATATCTCGTTCTTGTTGGAGTGTTCCTGGTACTGTCAGGGTTCTTCTCAAGCTCGGAGGCGGCGTTTCTGTCGGTACAGCGAACGAGGATTGCCCACCTTGTGAGCGAGGGGGTGCCCGGCGCCAAAAGGGTCGCAGACATGATCGGCAATCCTGAGAGGCTCCTGGCGACGATTCTCCTGGGAAACAATATCGTTAACACGGCCCTGGCTGCGCTGGTAACGGTCACTTTCATCGCCTATGCGGGCGAGGGCAACGAGGAGATTGCCCTGGCGGCTGCTACCGTGTTCAGCACGACGGTGCTCGTCATTCTCGGCGAGATCATTCCGAAATCAGTGGCAGTGCGAAAGGCCGAGCGGGTTTCGTTCCTCTACTCGTATCCCCTCAAGTGGACGGAGTATCTGCTGTGGCCTTTCGTCATACTTCTTCAGTGGATTTCTCGGGGAGTCAACTCGCTGCTGGGAGGTTCGAGTGACCAGCCTGTGATTACTGAAGGCGAGTTTCGCACTCTGATCGACATAGGGGAGGCGGAGGGCGAGTTCGAGACGGCTGAGGCCGTCATGCTGGAGAATGTGTTCCAGTTTGGGGACAGGCAGGTCAGGGAGGTGATGACCCCCAGGACTGAGATGGTTGCGGTCCAGCATGGCAGCACGCTGCGCGAATTCCTGAATACCTACTCGCAGAACTCTCATACGAGATTCCCGGTGTTCCGTGAGTCGCCTGACAACGTGGTGGGAGTGATCTCCCTGAAGGACGTGATGCGCCACATTTCTCAGAAGGGTCTGGGAGTTGACGATGTGGTGACGGACGCGATCAGGGATGCCTACTTCGTGCCTGAGACCAAGCGCATTTCCGAGCTGTTCGATGAGTTACGAGCCACAGGCAATCAGATGGCGTTGATTATCGACGAATTCGGAGGCGTGGCCGGTGTGGTAACTCTCAAGAGGCTGCTCGAGGTAGTTGTTGGACCTGTCGGTGAGGAGGGCGAATCGCCCGAGGACGAGTACAAGGCTATCGACGAGTACACCTTCCACGTCGAGGGTGGAATGGACATCGAGGAAGTCAACCAGGAAATCGGGATCGAGCTTCCGGATGGGGAGTACGAGACCCTGGCGGGATTCGTGCTCGACGTCCTTGGCCAAATACCTGATGAGGGAGACCAGTTCGAGTTCGGTGACCTGAAGTTTGAGATACTGGAGATGCAGGACCTGAAGATCGAGGAAATCAGCGTTACCAAGCCTGCGACGGCTTCGGGAGAGGCAGAGAGTGGATCTGATTCTCGTCAGACACGGTGA
- a CDS encoding regulatory protein RecX yields MYDDKPLRKALGRALNLISYRQRTEHELRDTLAERFEEDVVDRAVDYLKEQCLVDDEAFAHLWSGSRTRNSPRSARALVRELTAKGVSRSVADAAVLDLDDEETARVAAAKFARRLVGNDYQKFHRRLWQHLQRRGYSGSVARKAIAELWQERSEADGQLPDE; encoded by the coding sequence ATGTATGACGACAAGCCTCTGCGAAAGGCGCTGGGGCGAGCGCTCAATCTAATCTCGTACCGCCAGCGTACCGAGCATGAGCTGCGCGACACGCTCGCAGAACGCTTTGAGGAAGATGTTGTCGACAGGGCGGTCGACTATCTCAAGGAGCAGTGCCTCGTCGATGACGAGGCCTTCGCACATTTGTGGTCGGGCAGCCGAACGCGAAACAGCCCACGCAGTGCCCGCGCGCTGGTCAGGGAGTTGACAGCCAAAGGGGTCTCCAGGTCAGTGGCGGATGCAGCGGTACTTGATCTGGACGACGAGGAGACGGCCCGAGTGGCCGCTGCGAAGTTTGCCCGGCGCCTTGTCGGGAATGACTACCAGAAGTTTCATCGCAGACTCTGGCAGCACCTGCAACGTCGTGGATACAGCGGGTCTGTTGCGCGCAAGGCCATTGCGGAACTGTGGCAGGAACGCAGTGAGGCTGACGGTCAGCTGCCAGACGAATAA
- the recA gene encoding recombinase RecA, translating to MDKKKREALEVAIGQIDRHFGKGTVMRLGEDSGGVQIEAISTGSLVLDEALGVGGVPRGRVTEIYGAESSGKSTLSYHIMAEAQKLGGTAAYIDAEHALDPGYSGRCGVNLDDLLLSQPDSAEQALEICEYLVRSSAVDVIVVDSVAALVPKAEIDGDMGDTHVGLQARLMSQALRKLTSAISRSDTAVIFINQIREKVGVIWGSPETTPGGRALKFYSSVRLDLRRIESIKQSSDFVGNRVRVRVVKNKVAPPFKTAEIDIMFNEGISKEGELLELGTEKGFLKKSGSFYSFGDIRLGQGRENCKQFLKEDPEMAGRLEALITGQSVPEVSVNGGGDGSDLVVLVSNEQE from the coding sequence ATGGACAAGAAGAAGCGCGAGGCACTTGAAGTAGCGATCGGACAGATCGACAGGCACTTCGGCAAGGGTACTGTCATGAGGTTGGGTGAGGACAGTGGCGGTGTGCAGATCGAAGCCATCTCGACCGGGTCCCTCGTGCTGGACGAGGCCCTGGGTGTGGGCGGAGTGCCCCGAGGTAGAGTCACCGAGATCTACGGTGCGGAGTCTTCCGGGAAGTCCACCCTGTCGTATCACATCATGGCTGAGGCGCAGAAACTGGGCGGGACCGCGGCCTACATAGACGCGGAACACGCGCTCGATCCTGGATACTCCGGGCGGTGTGGGGTCAATCTGGATGACCTTCTTCTATCACAGCCCGACAGTGCCGAACAGGCGCTGGAGATCTGTGAGTACCTTGTACGCAGCAGCGCCGTGGACGTGATCGTCGTGGACAGCGTCGCGGCCCTGGTCCCCAAGGCCGAGATAGACGGAGACATGGGCGACACACATGTCGGTCTCCAGGCGCGGCTGATGTCGCAGGCGCTGCGCAAGCTGACCTCGGCCATCAGCCGGTCCGACACCGCTGTCATATTCATCAACCAGATACGCGAGAAGGTCGGAGTGATATGGGGCAGTCCTGAGACGACCCCGGGCGGCAGGGCGCTCAAGTTCTACAGCTCCGTCAGGTTGGACCTCCGGCGCATCGAGTCGATCAAGCAGTCCAGCGACTTCGTCGGCAACCGGGTGCGGGTACGGGTCGTCAAAAACAAGGTCGCCCCTCCGTTCAAGACTGCTGAGATCGACATCATGTTCAACGAGGGGATCAGCAAGGAGGGCGAACTGCTGGAGCTCGGGACCGAGAAGGGCTTCCTCAAGAAGAGCGGTTCGTTCTACTCGTTCGGTGACATCAGGCTGGGCCAGGGCAGGGAGAACTGCAAGCAGTTCCTCAAAGAGGACCCCGAGATGGCCGGCCGCCTGGAGGCGTTGATTACAGGGCAGTCCGTCCCTGAAGTCAGCGTAAATGGCGGCGGAGACGGCAGCGATCTCGTGGTGCTGGTCAGCAACGAGCAGGAGTAG
- the proB gene encoding glutamate 5-kinase, producing MTGQNSNRSRPYSRVVVKAGTALITSGSDELDMAIMTDLVAQIALLRQSGCQMLLVSSGAVAAGRHAIGSSNGHSSLNMRQLLAAIGQSRVMSAYERLFGQHGVHVAQALLTGRDINDREGYLNIRNTLLGLLDLGVVPIINENDVVAVDELSGEMFGDNDMLSAMVANIVDADLLIMLGRVEGLFTADPNLDPTARPIPVVSSFTEEIEALGGPSADGRGRGGMTTKLEAAKLATASGVDSIVAGGRQPGIIQRLVRGESLGTFFPTNATRMESRKRYLLSQMHESDAVVVDDGAARALLHRNSSLLAAGVVDSLGDFDRGAVVMVLDTESHQIACGIANYSSRDIKSIKRLRSNRIEPTLGHYFGDEVLHRDNIVLLNQTANVETAGSG from the coding sequence ATGACCGGACAGAACAGCAACCGGAGCCGTCCGTACAGCCGCGTAGTCGTCAAGGCCGGTACGGCCCTGATCACCAGCGGCTCGGACGAGCTGGACATGGCCATCATGACTGACCTGGTCGCGCAGATCGCCCTGCTCCGGCAGAGCGGATGCCAGATGCTGCTCGTCTCCTCAGGAGCCGTGGCTGCGGGCAGGCACGCCATAGGCAGTTCTAACGGACACAGCAGCCTCAACATGAGGCAGCTCCTGGCGGCCATCGGACAGAGCCGCGTGATGAGCGCATACGAGCGCCTCTTCGGTCAACATGGAGTGCACGTGGCCCAGGCCCTGCTGACAGGCAGAGACATCAACGATCGCGAGGGCTACCTCAACATACGCAACACCCTGCTGGGGCTGTTGGACCTTGGAGTCGTGCCCATAATCAACGAGAACGACGTGGTGGCCGTTGACGAATTGAGCGGTGAGATGTTCGGCGACAACGACATGCTTTCCGCAATGGTCGCAAATATCGTCGACGCCGACCTGCTCATTATGCTCGGCCGTGTCGAAGGGCTCTTCACGGCCGACCCCAACCTTGATCCCACTGCTCGGCCCATTCCCGTAGTTTCGTCGTTCACAGAAGAGATCGAAGCCCTCGGCGGCCCTTCAGCAGACGGGCGCGGCCGAGGAGGTATGACGACCAAACTGGAGGCCGCCAAGCTGGCAACCGCGTCGGGCGTGGACTCAATTGTCGCCGGTGGAAGGCAGCCGGGCATCATTCAGCGACTTGTACGCGGTGAGTCTCTCGGCACATTCTTCCCGACCAACGCGACACGAATGGAGAGCCGCAAGCGATACCTTCTCAGCCAGATGCACGAGTCCGACGCCGTCGTCGTGGACGATGGCGCCGCGCGGGCCCTGCTGCATCGAAACAGCTCTCTATTGGCAGCGGGCGTCGTGGATTCCCTGGGCGACTTCGACCGGGGCGCCGTGGTCATGGTGCTTGACACCGAGAGTCACCAGATCGCCTGCGGGATTGCAAACTACAGTTCCCGAGACATCAAAAGCATAAAGCGGTTGAGATCGAACCGGATAGAGCCGACACTGGGGCACTACTTCGGCGACGAGGTGCTGCACAGAGACAACATCGTGCTTCTGAATCAGACCGCCAACGTGGAGACTGCGGGCTCCGGCTAG